The DNA segment AACCAACAACTATGTTCACAAGCGTTTGATAAAATCGCCTAATCTCAAAGGAATATTTGAAATAGGCTTTTTCATACAACTCTTCGGTACTATCAAACTCACTCCGCAGGGTAATGCATTGCAAAGGGAGATCAAACGAGCTTTAGACCGCTTAGAAACTGAACTTCCACAGGTCATTCATTCAGATAAGGCCAAAGCTTTGGAAATTCTGCTCGCTATTGGCGGCAACATTTTCCTTCTCAAGAATCTAGATTTCGCATTGCTCAATCAGATTGACAGCGAATTGATGAAAGAATTCAAAAAACAGCGTGGAGAAAATGACAGTAGCGGTTGCTACGGTTGCGGTGACTGGCATCAGTATGATCATTACGGAGACAGCTTTGATTCTGACTACGATGCGGCCGATGCTAGTTTTGGAGATAGTGGTTGTAGCAGTTGTAGTGGATGTAGCGGTTGCAGTGGATGTGGAGGCTGCGGAGACTAGAAACTCGCGCGCTGTTCTACCCTCCAATAATCGGACAGCGTTCGAAAGGTTTCTGCCGATCAAAAAGATAACGATACGTGGCGTGTGTCTTGATGATCTCGCCACCCAATTGTTCGCACACGCGCATCATCTTCGGATTGAAATCGCCACACCAGTTCATTTCGATGGTGTCGTATGGCAAACCCTTGCCCCAAGCCAGTTTACTGAAAGCTACCACGATGGCTGCCTCTACTCCTTTCCCGTGCCATTCTGGAACAACTCCGAATACCAATCCCAGCGCTTTATTGCACGACCCTGTTAGTTTGTGGTACATGAATTTGATCTTCCCAATCAGATTCATATTTCCATTCACGTGCTTAAAAAGCTGGTTCAATTCAGGAATAGAGATGAAAAATGCAATGGGTTGTTCCTTGTAAAATCCGAAATAAAGCAGACGTGGGTCGGCAATCGGCTTCAGCTTCTTGAACATCTTTTCGCATTGCTCCAAGGTCATTGGTTTTACACCAGAATGGCCGCCCCAAGCTTTACTATACACTTCTTGGAAGTAAGCAGCCGCTTTGTGCATATCTGCTTTGGTCAAATGCTTGAATGTAAGATCAGGATTCTCTAAGGCCATTTGTGCCCGTTCGTAAAAACGAGGTTCAAAATCCTTTGTTTTTCGAATATCCCGAGCATAGGTATACTGCTTGAAGTAAAGCTGAAAGCCATAGTACTCGAACAGTTTCTGGTAGTAAGGCGCATTGTAAAACATGCCGTAGTTCTGTTGCGCAAAACCATCTATAAGCACACCCCAGAACTTGTCGCGTTCGCCAAAATTGACAGGACCGTCCATAGCTTCCATACCACGCAACTGCAACCAGCCTTTAGCTGCGTCAAAAAGGGTGTTTGCCGCTACTTGATCATTGATGCAATCGAAAAAACCACAGCCACCAGTGGGTTGAGTTTCCTTGTCTACAGTCTTACCGTTAATGAAAGCTGCAATGCGTCCAATGGTCTTTCCGTCTCGCTTTAATAGCCAGCGAATGACATCACTTTTAGGTTCAGTAAAAACGCGATTCACCTTTGGGTCGAATACGTCTTTGATCTCTTGATCAATATTCCGAATGTAAAGTGGGTCGTTGGCATAAAGAACGGATGGAAAAACTATCCATTCATTCTCTTGCTCTGCTGTGGATACTTGCACCAATTGCATGGCACAAGATTATAGACATTTTTTCGCTCTTGCCTACGATTTGGTCAAGTCCGAGCGGAATGACTATCGATATTCCAAGTACTTGTCTTTGACCGTTCCAAGCTTGAGCGACACCAGATCACGCACATAGTTCTGATAGACTTTCCATGGATGTTTCGACCCTTGCTTCGGCAATACATCGCCTGCTCTTAAAATGTAACCAGCATCAAAATCCAGCAGTGGTTCGGTGTCGAACGCATTGCTATCAAACCGAGGCGTGCAAACGTTCTTGTCTTGCTGCTCCATGTAATTCAACACTCGAGTTACAAACTGACAACTCAATTCGCACTTCAATGTCCATGAAGCATTGGTGTAGCCAACGGCTATGGCAAAATTGGGCACGTCACTGAACATCACTCCTCGGTAGCAATGCAACTTCGAAGTATTCACCGCTTTTCCATTTATGGACGCGGTCATTCCTCCTAACATTTGCACTTGCAGTCCGGTAGCAGTTACGATCAGGTCGGCCTCCAATTCCTTTCCCGACTTGAGTAAAATCCCTTTGGGCGTAAATCGCTCAATGGAATCGGTAACCACTTCTGCCTTTCCTTTTCGAATTGCCCTGAACAGATCGGAATCTGGGACAACACATAGACGTTGATCCCAGGGTTTGTAGTTCGGACTGAAATGCGAAATGTCGTAATCCGCACCAAGCTGCTGCCTTACACCTTTTAGAATGAGGCGCTTCACGCCATCAGGCCATTTTCGTGAAGCTGAATACATGGCAATAGACAGAAGAACGTTTTTCCAACGAGCAATACCGTAAGCCATTTTCGATGGCAGTACTTTCCGTGCCAAATTGGCCAACTTATCTTCGCTTGGCAGCGAAACAACGTAGGTTGGCGAGCGCTGCAACATGGTGACTTTTGCTGCCTTCTTTGCCATTTCGGGCACCAGTGTCACCGCTGTGGCTCCACTTCCAATGATAACCACCTTCTTATTATCGTAATCTGTTTCGATGTCCCATTTTTGAGGATGCGTTATGATTCCTTCAAACGTTTCGCGGCCCGGAAACTCGGGTGTATAACCATTCTCGTAACTGTAATACCCGCTGCACATAAAGAGAAACTTGCACTTCAGAAGCGTGTTTGGAACGTTGGGATGTGCTGCTATGCTCAGCGTCCAGCACTTATCCGCATCGCTCCACGATGCATCTGTGACCTTATGATCGAATTGTATCTTCTTATCAATCCCGAATTTGGAAGCCGTGTCTTTGATGTATTGCAAAATGGAAGGACCATCTGCAATGGCTTTGGGGTTTACCCATGGATTGAAGGCAAAACCCAGCGTGTACATATCAGAATCTGAACGGATACCGGGATACTTGAAAAGGTCCCACGTTCCTCCCATGGATGAACGACCTTCCAAAACAGTGTAGGTTCTTGATGGACAATCGTGCTGAATATGATACGCAGCCCCAATTCCTGAAAGACCAGCTCCTACAACAACAACATCCAACATTGGGATTTCTCCACCTTGTCTGTTCACTTCCATTTTATCCGTTTTGCTGGTATTTATTGTGCGGTTTTGATTGAATGAACATCAACGACAACCGTGATTCGAAGCTATCAATTAGAATCGGGATTTGGCCCAACGACCAGATTGTCCTTTTATATCATGGCAATAGACCTGGCAAGACCCCAAGCGCGTATCCTGTAGCCAATTCGGCCTTCTGATTTTTTGCCAGAAGTGCAATGTATTTAAGCTGTGTTTCGATGTAGCCCACTTCGCGAGCATTTACCATGAAAAGCGAACTTTCGCCAGAACTGAACTTCTGTCGTTCGCCTTCTAAAAGGCCAGCGTAATCCGAAACCGTGCGTTGATAAAGCATCGCTTGATCGCGTGTTGTATACCAATCGTTGATAGACGAATTGATCTTGTAATTGATGTTTGCCTCCTGATCAGCTATCTGCAGGTCCGCTTCCTGGATCTTTACATTGGCCAAGCGCAAAGCTCCACGCTCTTTCCGTAAGGGAATTGGCATATTGAATTGCAATCCCCATGTATAATTGTTGGGCGAAAGATTGGCGAATGGATTGCTGCCAACTACTTGGTTGATCGCATTGTATTTGAGATCGAGCTGTGGTTTCAATTGCTCGATCTTCATGCGCCTGTCAATCTTAAGCTGTGCAATTTTGAAACGATATTGCTGCAGGTAAGGATGATCGGCAATTAAACTGTCGAGCTTACCCAACGGAGCGTCATCAGCAGACCTTGGAACAACCAATTCCATCCTTTCCGGAACTGTTCCTTCCGATACCTCCAACGGAATCTGACCCCGTTGCCAAAGATATATTCCGAGCAAAGCAGTAGCATTCTTGAAATCGAGCTGTGCCTGCTGTAGACCCAACTGCCGATTCTGAAGCTGAATACCGGCTTCCAAAGTATCAATGGTCGGTTTATCTCCAGCAGCCGCCTGCTGTTTTACCGCACCGAATCGGAATTCTGCCAATTGAATTGCCTGTTCGTATACCTTCAAAACCTGATAGGTCTCAAACCAATACCAATACGCTTTTCCTGCTTCGTACAACAACTCATTCAGCATTAGACGCTGCTCCACAACCGTGCTTTTTTGAAATATCTGAGCTTTCC comes from the Flavobacteriales bacterium genome and includes:
- a CDS encoding NAD(P)/FAD-dependent oxidoreductase yields the protein MLDVVVVGAGLSGIGAAYHIQHDCPSRTYTVLEGRSSMGGTWDLFKYPGIRSDSDMYTLGFAFNPWVNPKAIADGPSILQYIKDTASKFGIDKKIQFDHKVTDASWSDADKCWTLSIAAHPNVPNTLLKCKFLFMCSGYYSYENGYTPEFPGRETFEGIITHPQKWDIETDYDNKKVVIIGSGATAVTLVPEMAKKAAKVTMLQRSPTYVVSLPSEDKLANLARKVLPSKMAYGIARWKNVLLSIAMYSASRKWPDGVKRLILKGVRQQLGADYDISHFSPNYKPWDQRLCVVPDSDLFRAIRKGKAEVVTDSIERFTPKGILLKSGKELEADLIVTATGLQVQMLGGMTASINGKAVNTSKLHCYRGVMFSDVPNFAIAVGYTNASWTLKCELSCQFVTRVLNYMEQQDKNVCTPRFDSNAFDTEPLLDFDAGYILRAGDVLPKQGSKHPWKVYQNYVRDLVSLKLGTVKDKYLEYR
- a CDS encoding TolC family protein, producing the protein MRSYRSFYFGALFFCLSSVFVQGQTLTFNDFNAIVRQHHPMAVQADLQLVRGDAAVQMARGGFDPKIGTDIGQKYFKGDQYYSLVDAGLKVPTWFGIEVNAGYEQNAGKFLNPENSTSGGGLIYAGLLLPVGRGLFIDERRAELRKAQIFQKSTVVEQRLMLNELLYEAGKAYWYWFETYQVLKVYEQAIQLAEFRFGAVKQQAAAGDKPTIDTLEAGIQLQNRQLGLQQAQLDFKNATALLGIYLWQRGQIPLEVSEGTVPERMELVVPRSADDAPLGKLDSLIADHPYLQQYRFKIAQLKIDRRMKIEQLKPQLDLKYNAINQVVGSNPFANLSPNNYTWGLQFNMPIPLRKERGALRLANVKIQEADLQIADQEANINYKINSSINDWYTTRDQAMLYQRTVSDYAGLLEGERQKFSSGESSLFMVNAREVGYIETQLKYIALLAKNQKAELATGYALGVLPGLLP